The following proteins are encoded in a genomic region of Methylibium petroleiphilum PM1:
- the dut gene encoding dUTP diphosphatase codes for MTTIDVKVLDPRMADQLPAYATPGSAGLDLRACLDAPLLLEPGQTQLIPTGLSIHIGDPGLAAVILPRSGLGHKHGIVLGNLVGLIDSDYQGPLMVSCWNRGLAAFTVQPLERIAQLVIVPVVQASFRVVDDFGASERGEGGFGSTGQR; via the coding sequence ATGACGACGATCGACGTGAAAGTGCTGGACCCGCGCATGGCGGACCAGCTGCCCGCCTATGCCACCCCGGGCAGTGCCGGCCTCGACCTGCGCGCCTGCCTCGACGCGCCGCTGTTGCTCGAGCCCGGTCAGACGCAGCTGATCCCGACCGGCCTGTCCATCCACATCGGTGACCCGGGCCTGGCCGCGGTGATCCTGCCGCGCTCCGGCCTGGGCCACAAGCACGGGATCGTGCTCGGCAACCTGGTCGGCCTGATCGACTCCGACTACCAGGGCCCGTTGATGGTGAGTTGCTGGAACCGCGGGCTGGCGGCCTTCACGGTGCAGCCGCTCGAACGCATCGCGCAACTGGTGATCGTGCCGGTGGTGCAGGCGAGCTTCCGGGTCGTCGACGACTTCGGCGCCTCGGAGCGCGGCGAGGGCGGTTTCGGCTCGACCGGCCAGCGCTGA
- the coaBC gene encoding bifunctional phosphopantothenoylcysteine decarboxylase/phosphopantothenate--cysteine ligase CoaBC: MTDRPEPGGDLANRRLVLGLSGGVACYKVAELLRLLVKAGASVRVVMTDAAQQFITPVTMQALSGQPVLTSQWDAGEPNNMAHINLTRDADAVIVAPASADLMAKLAQGRADELLSLLCLARPIARCPLLLAPAMNREMWSHPATQRNLAQLRADGATVLGPASGDQACGEVGDGRMLEAAELFEDIVAQLAPKPLAGERVLITAGPTFEAIDPVRGLTNRSSGKMGFALARAAREAGAEVTLVAGPVHLPTPRGVRRIDVQSAEQMLAAVLPLAATHGIFVATAAVADWRPARLAEHKIKKDGKKQAPSFELTENTDILATVAALPNPPFCVGFAAESEQLAVHARAKLERKKLPLVVGNLGPATFGRDDNALLLVDARGEQPLPADGGTADKLTLARALVAEIARRRATLNT; this comes from the coding sequence ATGACCGATCGCCCCGAGCCTGGCGGTGACCTCGCGAACCGGCGCCTCGTGCTGGGACTGAGCGGGGGCGTGGCCTGCTACAAGGTGGCCGAGCTGCTGCGCTTGCTGGTCAAGGCCGGCGCCAGCGTGCGGGTGGTGATGACCGATGCGGCGCAGCAGTTCATCACGCCGGTGACGATGCAGGCACTGTCGGGCCAGCCGGTGCTGACCAGCCAGTGGGACGCCGGCGAGCCGAACAACATGGCGCACATCAACCTCACGCGCGACGCCGACGCGGTGATCGTCGCGCCGGCGAGTGCCGACCTGATGGCGAAACTGGCCCAGGGCCGGGCCGACGAACTGCTGAGCCTGCTGTGCCTGGCGCGCCCCATCGCCCGCTGCCCGCTGCTGCTGGCGCCGGCCATGAACCGCGAAATGTGGTCGCACCCGGCCACCCAGCGCAACCTGGCGCAGCTGCGGGCCGATGGCGCGACGGTGCTTGGGCCGGCGAGTGGCGACCAGGCCTGTGGCGAGGTCGGCGACGGCCGCATGCTCGAGGCCGCAGAGCTGTTCGAGGACATCGTGGCGCAGCTCGCGCCCAAGCCGCTGGCCGGTGAGCGCGTGCTGATCACCGCCGGGCCGACCTTCGAGGCGATCGACCCGGTGCGCGGGCTCACCAACCGCTCCAGCGGCAAGATGGGGTTCGCGCTGGCGCGGGCCGCCCGCGAGGCCGGTGCCGAGGTCACGCTGGTGGCTGGCCCGGTGCACCTGCCCACGCCGCGCGGCGTGCGGCGCATCGACGTGCAGAGCGCCGAGCAGATGCTCGCCGCCGTGCTGCCGCTGGCGGCGACGCACGGCATCTTCGTCGCCACCGCCGCGGTTGCCGACTGGCGACCGGCGCGGCTGGCCGAGCACAAGATCAAGAAGGACGGCAAGAAGCAGGCGCCGAGCTTCGAGCTGACCGAGAACACCGACATCCTCGCGACCGTGGCCGCGCTGCCGAACCCGCCCTTCTGCGTCGGCTTCGCGGCCGAGAGCGAGCAGCTTGCCGTGCACGCGCGTGCCAAGCTCGAACGCAAGAAGCTGCCGCTGGTGGTGGGCAACCTCGGGCCGGCCACCTTCGGCCGCGACGACAACGCGCTGCTGCTGGTCGACGCACGGGGCGAACAGCCGCTGCCGGCCGACGGCGGCACGGCCGACAAGCTCACGCTGGCGCGCGCGCTGGTGGCGGAGATCGCGCGGCGCCGTGCCACCTTGAACACCTGA
- a CDS encoding GbsR/MarR family transcriptional regulator, with protein MSSLSPLVHSFVSHFGEMGSRWGINRTVGQIYALIFVSPTPLNADDIAEQLEFSRSNVSMGLKELQAWRLVRLRHLPGDRREYFEAPTDAWEIFRTLAEERRRREIEPTLTMLRSALLETPTSEADRIAQQRLRGMHELIELMSTWFDDVQKLDAKTLSQLMKMGSKVQRLLEFARKAKPGAPAA; from the coding sequence ATGAGCTCGCTCTCCCCTCTCGTCCACAGTTTCGTCTCGCACTTCGGCGAGATGGGCAGTCGCTGGGGCATCAACCGCACGGTGGGACAGATCTACGCGCTGATCTTCGTGTCGCCGACGCCGCTGAATGCGGACGACATCGCCGAGCAGCTGGAGTTCTCGCGCTCGAACGTCAGCATGGGGCTGAAGGAACTGCAGGCCTGGCGGCTGGTCCGGCTGCGCCACCTGCCCGGTGACCGGCGCGAGTACTTCGAGGCCCCGACCGACGCCTGGGAGATCTTCCGCACGCTCGCCGAGGAGCGCCGGCGCCGCGAGATCGAACCCACCCTGACGATGCTGCGCAGTGCGCTGCTCGAGACACCCACCAGCGAGGCCGACCGCATCGCGCAGCAGCGCCTGCGCGGCATGCACGAGCTGATCGAGCTGATGAGCACCTGGTTCGACGACGTCCAGAAGCTCGATGCGAAAACCCTCTCCCAGCTAATGAAGATGGGCTCTAAAGTTCAACGGCTGCTGGAATTCGCCCGCAAGGCGAAGCCCGGCGCGCCTGCCGCCTAA
- a CDS encoding cytochrome ubiquinol oxidase subunit I, producing the protein MDPLILARAQFAANITFHILFPTITIALGWLLMFFRWRWLRTHDGAWLAAYRFWTKVFALSFALGVVSGITMSFQFGTNWPGFMEKAGNVAGPLLGYEVLTAFFLEAGFLGVMLFGHGRVSERIHMMASFFVAFGTTVSAFWILALNSWMQTPAGHEVIDGVFHVKSWAEVLFNPSFPYRFTHMLLASGLTCAFLMAGLSAWQLLRGQAERSAPKVMRVGLTVAALLIPVQIFVGDLHGLNTLKHQPQKIAAMEGVWETERGAPLLLFAVPDDKARTNHFEIAIPKMASLVLTHDADGEIKGLNDFPDAHPPAAPLFFAFRVMVGMGVLMLLVSWVGWWMGRRVGWAPQRLSRGLLWVLAGMSFSGWVATVAGWYVTEIGRQPFIVYGLLRTADVAATTVPSSMIALSLAMYVTLYLALIVAYVSVLKYMAEKPEDVIEPDALERAEGRAAAALAKGSAT; encoded by the coding sequence ATGGACCCGCTGATCCTCGCGCGCGCGCAGTTCGCCGCCAACATCACCTTCCACATCCTGTTCCCCACGATCACCATCGCGCTGGGCTGGCTGCTGATGTTCTTCCGCTGGCGCTGGCTGCGCACGCACGACGGCGCCTGGCTTGCCGCCTACCGCTTCTGGACCAAGGTGTTCGCGCTGAGCTTCGCGCTCGGCGTGGTGAGCGGCATCACCATGAGCTTCCAGTTCGGCACCAACTGGCCGGGCTTCATGGAGAAGGCCGGCAACGTGGCTGGCCCGCTGCTCGGCTACGAGGTGCTGACTGCCTTCTTCCTCGAGGCCGGCTTCCTGGGCGTCATGCTGTTCGGCCACGGCCGCGTCAGCGAGCGCATCCACATGATGGCCAGCTTCTTCGTCGCCTTCGGCACCACCGTCAGCGCGTTCTGGATCCTCGCGCTGAACTCCTGGATGCAGACGCCCGCCGGCCATGAAGTGATCGACGGCGTGTTCCACGTCAAGAGCTGGGCCGAGGTGCTGTTCAACCCGTCCTTCCCCTACCGCTTCACGCACATGCTGCTGGCCTCGGGCCTGACCTGTGCCTTCCTGATGGCCGGGCTGAGCGCCTGGCAGCTGCTGCGCGGCCAGGCCGAGCGCTCGGCACCCAAGGTGATGCGCGTCGGGCTCACCGTCGCGGCGCTGCTGATCCCGGTGCAGATCTTCGTCGGCGACCTGCACGGCCTCAACACCCTGAAGCACCAGCCGCAGAAGATCGCGGCGATGGAGGGGGTGTGGGAGACCGAGCGCGGCGCGCCGCTGCTGCTGTTCGCGGTGCCCGACGACAAGGCCCGCACCAACCACTTCGAGATCGCGATCCCCAAGATGGCGAGCCTGGTCCTCACCCACGACGCCGACGGCGAGATCAAGGGCCTGAACGACTTCCCCGATGCCCACCCTCCGGCCGCGCCGCTGTTCTTCGCCTTCCGCGTGATGGTCGGCATGGGCGTGCTGATGCTGCTGGTGAGCTGGGTCGGCTGGTGGATGGGCCGCCGCGTCGGCTGGGCGCCGCAGCGCCTGTCGCGCGGCCTGCTGTGGGTGCTGGCGGGCATGAGCTTCTCGGGCTGGGTCGCCACCGTGGCCGGCTGGTACGTGACCGAGATCGGCCGCCAGCCCTTCATCGTCTACGGCCTGCTGCGCACCGCCGACGTGGCGGCGACCACCGTGCCGTCCTCGATGATCGCGCTCAGCCTCGCGATGTACGTGACGCTCTACCTTGCGCTGATCGTGGCCTACGTCAGCGTTCTCAAGTACATGGCCGAGAAGCCCGAGGACGTGATCGAGCCCGATGCGCTGGAACGCGCCGAAGGCCGCGCCGCGGCCGCACTGGCGAAGGGGAGTGCCACATGA
- a CDS encoding cytochrome d ubiquinol oxidase subunit II, which produces MTFDQSLPLIFMALMGISMLVYVISDGYDLGVGLLMPRANATEKDVLIASIGPFWDANETWLVLGIGILLIAFPKAHGLVLTQLYLPVTLMLIGLMLRGVAFDFRVKAKDVHKATWDRLFFAGSLLASMSQGWMLGRYISGFGSGWNYPVFAAAIALALPAAYVLLGAAWLIMKTEGELQRKAIRWAKLAWWPVVVGMVLISLSTPWISATVRQRWFELPAIIALSAIPLTTAIALVAARLVLDRPIVRKELCWLPFVLLIAVFVFGFLGLAYSIYPFVVIDQLTIWQAASSPAALKVILIGVCISVPAIAAYTVFSYRVFWGKATELRYG; this is translated from the coding sequence ATGACGTTCGATCAATCGCTGCCACTGATCTTCATGGCGTTGATGGGCATCTCGATGCTCGTCTACGTCATCAGCGATGGCTACGACCTCGGTGTCGGCCTGCTGATGCCGCGCGCCAATGCCACCGAGAAGGACGTGCTGATCGCCTCGATCGGCCCGTTCTGGGACGCCAACGAGACCTGGCTGGTGCTGGGCATCGGCATCCTGCTGATCGCCTTCCCCAAGGCGCACGGCCTGGTGCTCACGCAGCTCTACCTGCCGGTCACGCTGATGCTGATCGGCCTGATGCTGCGCGGCGTGGCCTTCGACTTCCGTGTCAAGGCCAAGGACGTGCACAAGGCCACCTGGGACCGGCTGTTCTTCGCCGGCTCGCTGCTGGCCTCGATGTCGCAGGGCTGGATGCTCGGGCGCTACATCAGCGGCTTCGGCTCGGGCTGGAACTACCCGGTGTTCGCCGCCGCGATCGCGCTCGCGCTGCCGGCGGCCTATGTCCTGCTCGGCGCGGCCTGGCTGATCATGAAGACCGAGGGTGAGCTGCAACGCAAGGCCATCCGCTGGGCCAAGCTCGCGTGGTGGCCGGTGGTGGTCGGCATGGTGCTGATCTCGCTGTCCACGCCGTGGATCAGCGCCACCGTGCGCCAGCGCTGGTTCGAGCTGCCGGCCATCATCGCGCTGTCGGCCATTCCGCTCACCACCGCCATCGCGCTGGTGGCCGCCCGCCTGGTGCTCGACCGGCCCATCGTCCGCAAGGAACTGTGCTGGCTGCCCTTCGTGCTGCTGATCGCGGTGTTCGTGTTCGGCTTCCTCGGGCTGGCCTACAGCATCTATCCCTTCGTCGTGATCGACCAGCTGACGATCTGGCAGGCCGCCAGCAGCCCGGCGGCGCTGAAGGTCATCCTGATCGGCGTGTGCATCTCGGTGCCGGCGATCGCGGCCTACACCGTGTTCTCCTACCGCGTGTTCTGGGGCAAGGCCACCGAGCTGCGCTACGGCTAG
- a CDS encoding LysR family transcriptional regulator, whose protein sequence is MPQSRPLARPRGAAGFRIDPFDLRLFGAVAEAGSITAGAREMHLSLSAASTRLQNLEHALGAALLVRSKQGVVPTDAGRTLRRHAGRLQRDMEALHAEMSAHAHGVRSSVRVLCNTAAMTEYLPALLGRFLVTHPDIDVDLRELGSPDVLRTMRQEHADIGIVADYVDTEGLNTRVFREDRLVVLQPAQGSRAGRRALRFADVIDQPFVGLPAESGLSRFLQAQALRQGRGLHHRVRVRSLDAVAALVADGAGIAVVPAVAAARLASARITVRPLADAWATRRLLLCTAVDTEPGAGAAALLRFLSEAS, encoded by the coding sequence ATGCCCCAGTCCCGCCCCCTCGCTCGCCCGCGCGGCGCTGCCGGCTTCCGCATCGACCCGTTCGACCTGCGCCTGTTCGGCGCGGTCGCCGAGGCCGGCTCGATCACCGCGGGCGCGCGCGAGATGCACCTGTCGCTGTCGGCGGCGAGCACGCGGCTGCAGAACCTCGAGCACGCCCTCGGCGCGGCGCTGCTCGTGCGGTCGAAGCAGGGCGTGGTGCCGACCGATGCGGGCCGCACGCTGCGCCGGCATGCCGGGCGGCTGCAGCGCGACATGGAGGCCCTGCACGCCGAGATGTCGGCCCACGCCCACGGGGTGCGCAGCAGCGTGCGGGTGTTGTGCAACACGGCGGCGATGACCGAATACCTGCCGGCGCTGCTGGGGCGCTTTCTGGTCACCCATCCGGACATCGACGTCGACCTGCGCGAACTCGGCAGTCCGGACGTGCTGCGGACGATGCGGCAGGAGCACGCCGACATCGGCATCGTGGCGGACTACGTCGACACCGAAGGCTTGAACACGCGCGTGTTCCGCGAGGATCGCCTGGTGGTCCTGCAACCGGCGCAGGGCAGCAGGGCGGGGCGGCGTGCGCTGCGTTTCGCCGATGTGATCGACCAGCCCTTCGTCGGCCTGCCCGCCGAGAGCGGGCTCAGCCGATTCCTGCAGGCTCAGGCGCTGCGCCAGGGGCGTGGGCTGCACCACCGCGTGCGGGTGCGCAGCCTGGACGCGGTGGCCGCGCTGGTGGCCGACGGCGCCGGCATCGCCGTGGTGCCGGCCGTGGCCGCCGCGCGGCTGGCGAGCGCACGCATCACGGTGCGGCCGCTGGCGGATGCCTGGGCGACGCGCCGGCTGCTGCTGTGCACCGCCGTCGATACCGAACCGGGCGCCGGCGCGGCCGCGCTGTTGCGCTTTCTCTCGGAAGCGTCCTAG
- a CDS encoding sulfite exporter TauE/SafE family protein, whose product MDAPRPRRDHAGMDIERLATLGAIFALAGAVKGVSGMGLPTVSMALLGLVMPPAAAAALMVWPSLATNLAQCAGPSWRALCRRLWPVWAGLLLFTVFSPLPDLASAGRGPHLALGAVLLLYGAWGLLRPALPRPAPRHEDWLGALAGAVSGLLTAATGVFVLPLVPYLQSLRMDRDELVQALGLSFTLATVALGLVLWQAAPQAATPDATDCGVALLAAFAGLWVGTRLRRRLPAPTFQRALYGMFVLLGAALLGRTN is encoded by the coding sequence ATGGACGCCCCGAGGCCGCGCCGCGACCATGCCGGCATGGACATCGAACGGCTCGCCACTCTCGGCGCCATCTTCGCGCTGGCGGGCGCGGTCAAGGGCGTGTCGGGCATGGGCCTGCCCACTGTCTCGATGGCGCTGCTGGGGCTGGTGATGCCGCCGGCTGCCGCGGCCGCCCTGATGGTGTGGCCCTCGCTTGCCACGAACCTGGCGCAGTGCGCCGGCCCGAGCTGGCGCGCGCTGTGCCGCCGGCTCTGGCCGGTGTGGGCCGGCCTGCTGCTCTTCACCGTCTTCAGCCCCCTGCCCGACCTCGCCAGCGCGGGGCGCGGGCCGCACCTCGCGCTCGGCGCCGTGCTGCTGCTGTATGGCGCGTGGGGCCTGCTCCGGCCTGCGCTGCCGCGCCCTGCGCCGCGGCACGAGGACTGGCTGGGCGCACTGGCCGGCGCCGTGTCGGGCCTGCTGACCGCGGCCACCGGCGTGTTCGTGCTGCCGCTGGTGCCCTACCTGCAGTCGCTGCGGATGGACCGCGACGAACTGGTCCAGGCCCTGGGCCTCAGCTTCACGCTGGCCACCGTCGCGCTGGGCCTGGTGCTGTGGCAGGCGGCCCCGCAGGCCGCCACGCCGGATGCGACGGACTGTGGCGTGGCGCTGCTCGCCGCGTTCGCCGGCCTGTGGGTCGGCACCCGGCTGCGACGGCGCCTGCCGGCGCCCACTTTCCAGCGCGCGCTCTACGGCATGTTCGTGCTGCTCGGCGCCGCCCTGCTGGGCCGCACGAACTAG